Part of the Choloepus didactylus isolate mChoDid1 chromosome 27, mChoDid1.pri, whole genome shotgun sequence genome is shown below.
TTGTATAATAAGTTGGATCTCAGGGGTGAGTGGGAGGGTCACAGGCATCTTACCATGATAATCTTAAGTTATCTGGGTCCTTGCGTCTTGGTAGGTTGATTGTCCATCCTAGTTTTCCTGGGATGACCCCAGTGCCTGCTGAGTGTTTTAGCATTCCATCTTCTTAGAGCCCCCTTTCACTCTCATAACTGTCCCCCATTTGGTTactagaaaatgtgaaaatgcGTATGTGGTTCCCGTGGGCCTGGAGGCCGAGGGCAGACCCCATACCACCTGCCAGCCACGAGGGCACAGGCCTGTTGGGTGTTCCTGACGAGGAGATTCAGCTGCCAACTTCCACGCAGTGTTTTCACCTCCTCCCTGGCCCCCCACAGCACACATACAGTCTCAGGGCCATTTGGGCACGAGGCaaaatcattttatattaaaaattgaacaaagatGAGGCCCCGGCAAGGTAGTCTGAGGAGAAGAGGGAGAACCCCATCCTGCAGTTCAAGACCCCAATCAGCGCAAGGCCAGGAcccagggaaagagaaagagcctCTATGCGCTCTTGGCTGGTCCGTCCTCAGCAGGTCTgggcagagcctgggggagaTGAGGAGGACACGTGTGAGGGACCACATTCCTTCCCCAAagcgtgcatgcacacacacactcacacagacacatgccccacatctCCTGCTCCGCTCAGCCTCATTCCGTCCCCTGTCTTACCTGGAGTGATGAGAGCTGGAGCTTCCCCAGGTCGGTGACTAGGGAGATAAACGTAGTGAGGTCTGGAGCCCCCCTACCTCAGGGCTAAAGCCTTCCCAGCCTGCCTAAGTGTGCCTCTGGCTCTTTTACCACTGTGGGATGCTACAGTCCCCAGGGCCTCAGCATTACAAGGACTAAACCTGGGAAATCTTTATACCAGGGATTCTCCAGAATAGGAGCTGGGGACCTGTTCTCTTTCTGCAAGATCTAGCTCTTTCACCCCTGAAAAGTGTCCGCCCAACAGGGACAGGCACGTTGGGACCCCCGTCTTACCTGGGCTTCTGCCTGAACTTGCATTTGCATTTGCCACCTGTCGGGGGAGAGATGAGTGGTCAGGGGAGGGGGCCCTCAGCCCTGCCCAGCTGCCCCATCAGCAACTGCACTCACTCATGAGCACGATGATTCCGAGGGCACACAGGATCACTGCACAGATGAGCCCTCCGACCTGGAGGCTGTGCCAGTCTAAGAGAAAAGGGAGGGGGACCTCAGTTCCAGCGTGCCTCCTCCCCGTCGGCCCCTATCCACCTGACAGCCATGTGTGCAGCATCCACGATGGGCGCTGGGGATCCAGCACTGGGCAGGACGGACAGAAACCCCAGCCTGCCCAGCACTCGCATTCTGGTTCACCCGCAAGCAACCGATGTCGTATTTAAAGTAGGGTCCGGTGGCGTTAAGTGCTCTGAAGAAAAAGCAGCAGCGTCAGGGGACAGGAATCCGGGGACAGCTTTTAGAGAGTGGTTGGAGTAGTCTTGTTggaggaggccacatctgagcagagaCGTGAGGAGACAAGGAAGGGAGCCGTGCGGATACAatgaggcagaaggaacagcaggtgcaaattCCAGAGGCTGGGAGTGTGTCTGAGGAGCAGCAGGGAGGTCAGTGAGGCTGGAGCCGAGTGAGCGAGGGGCAGTGGGGGGAGGCGAGGCGGTAAAGGGTGCAGGTGGGGGGCGGACGGGGGCCAATGGGTTATGACAAACCTGGAGGCCAGGTGAGGATTCGGGCCTGGTagctcacctcctccaggaagttttCTCAAGTCAACCCTTCTCCCAGCACTTGATTTGAATCAACATCTGCTTCTTGTGAACGCCTCACTTCCTGCGGCATCTCACTACCTTTCTGGAGCAGGAGCCTCCCAGGGACCAGGCTGGCTTTAATCCACCCACGTGTTCACTATTCAATGCCCTGTCCTGGCTCCTTCCTGTCCTCATGCACATCAGGCCCTCACCCAACACCTGTGGGGCCCTTggcacaagtgtgtgtgtgtgtgtgtgtgtgtgtgtgtgtgtgtgtgtgtgcgggggGGTTAAAAATTCTTACCGTAGTAGAAAGGACTGTCTTTAtctgcaaaaaaagagaaaagatcatGAGATCCAGGACAACAGCTGGGATATGGGGGTCCTGGGGGAGATCAGCCGGATCCCTGACTCACCTTCAGGGTCATTGGCGTGCAGGGCAGGCAGGCCTGGTGGGGGAGAAGCAGGCAGGAAGGCAGATGGAGATGCACCCCCAGAAAGCCGGCAGGCAGGGAGGGCCCCCCGAGGTCTCGGGACGATGGACACTTCCCTCCTCCCGAGGGTGTGGGTGTGAGGCCACCCCACTATCCAGCCCCGGAACTGCCACCCCTGTGCCCCCAGCATGGACCCTAACCCTCCCCCACTCAGCCCACTTCTGGACACAGCGGCATTTTGCCTCCTGAAATAGGTTCTAATCCCCATAGCTTTGGGACACGTTTGGTCCCCTATTTCCAGCCATGCCTCCTGCAGAAACAGAGGGATTTTTCTTGTCAAGATGACAGAAGGCTTTGGTTCCCAGGGCCCTGTTTCCCCAAATCCAGCTGTTCTCATTTCCCGTCTTCCCGATTCTGTCTCAGGCTTGCCCCACTTGGTTCAGTGATGCTCATCATTCTTTCCAAAAACTTAAATGCACTCCATCTGAAAATGCAGTTTGACATCACTACCCTGAATGGAATACCAGTTTTGCCTGATGTAACGGACAAAAAGCAAAGAACGAGGATTAAGTTCTGGCTAGAAGCTGTTGCCCACCTAAACTCGGCATTTAAGTTCAGTTCTTTCTTTGTTGAAGGGAGAGTAATACTTCTTAATTACATTTAAGCAAACCCATCCTGCTTAGCTCTGTGCCAGTCAGTCTTCTACAGGCTTTGCTAATATTAACTCATCGAATTCTTGCAAGGACCCTGTGAGTAGGTCCCGTTATCATCCtcagttttacagatggggaaactgaggcacggaggctttcagtaacttgctcaaggtggTACATAATCACTCAGTTCCCTGTTTCCCCACAGAGTAAAGAGTTAGAGAGGCACAAAAGACACAGGAGCACCAGCTGAGCCTTCTCCTTGACATCAGTGGAAGATTTGGAAAGAGCGGGGAGAAGGCCACTTCCTAGCTGCATGAGTTGCTGCTATAAGTCCTGTCCTTTAGTGTCCCCTTGAAATCACCAGTGCCATGCTCCTTATCCTCTGCGAGATGCTGCCCTAATCTTCACCGTCTCGACGGGGAGGcagaaaagcaagagagagaCACCTGGGGCCTGGCAGGAGCCCAACCGAGGGGTCCAGGGGAAAGGCACTCACCTGCCAGGAAGACGAGCAGGCTCAGGGCGGCCTCTTGCATGTCGTAGCtctggcctggggtggggagtggggctaGGGTCCAGCTTTGGCAGGGCCCCCCCTGCCTCTGGTCCCCACTGccctcctgcccctctctctgcccagggcccaCAGCTCTCCCCGGGGCAGGAAGGCCGGCCAGGACACTTGCTGGGCCGAGAGAGAAGGAGCTGGAAAGTGAAGCTGGGGGCGGCTGCAATAATGGGGAAGCAGCAACAACGACCGCTGGGCAGAACTTGAGGCTTCGCTCAGTCACCCTCGCAACCAAATGAGGTTGCTGCCTGCTgctatcccattttacagatgcaaagTTGAGACTGTGAGAGGGGAAAGCAGGTGTCCGGGGTCTCCTAGCGAGGAAGCCGGCTCCCTGGCCGCTATTCCTAACCCAGGCCCTGCCTAGGCCTGGGGGGAATGGGGTGCTGGGAGCCAGGTGGCGGGAGGCCCGTTTCCTGGGAGTGCTTCCCACAGACGGCTCGGCGCCTGCCCGGCCCTGCCCAGACTCTGCAGACCTCGaactgggcagggctgggggctgagcTGGCACCACGGGCTgctcagggcagggggtggggaagagacaGTTCAAGGTCACCGGAAGGCCTGACCTGGGAGAAAGGAGGCCCGACTGcaacccagccccagcccctgccctgagGCCTGGTGCTGCCTCTGGCCCTGCTGTTTCCTCAGGCCTTGCCCCAGCCTCTATCCCACCCCCGTGCCTggtcctgcccccaccccaggctctgccCAAATCCCTCCCCAGCCCTAGCCTAGccattgcccccaccccacccctgcccccaccccagcccctggcccaccAGGCTTCTGCCCCGTCCAtccgccccccacccctgctcagCTCCTCCTGGAAGCAGGCGCTCCCTCCTTCTCCtgctggcctgcccagcagacggaacccttctccttcctcctcctggcCTGGCGCCAGCCCTATCCTCCGGCTGCCCTGTGTGCCCGCGATAAGCCCCCAGGCCTCTCTGTGTCCcctgtctcctccctgccccctgcccagctGCCACAAGCGTGATGATTATGTCATCATCATGATCGCGATAACAGTGGCTAACACGCCGAACCGCCCTGTGCTTGACGCTGCCACATCACCTTGTTATGGTTTCACATTTAATCCCCCACCCCCCCGGGGGTGTCTGGCCCCCATTTCACTGATGGCAAAACCCAGGCTTCGAGAGAGTCAGGAGTGGCCGTGCCAGGGGGGGACCCCAAGCAGTTCTGGGTGTCCCACCACTGAACCGTCCTGGCAACtccgcccaccccccaccccggcccttCCAGAACCTCCTTTGGGTCACGGACCCCTCTGGCTCTCTGACTGCAGCTCCAGGCATCTTTCAGaggaaaaaacaaccaaccaccGTGATCAATGAAACACCCCTAATTCTGCTGTGGTTTTAGGCGTGCCCAGACCTCCCTAAATGAGTAGGTCACAGATCCAGGTTAAAGTGCTCACTGCTGGGTCCCTGCAAAGCCCCTGCCCACAGCTGGAGGGAGCCCCccactctctcctcctccctccataTAACCCCCGACCCCCGAGTTTCTCTCTGTTTCCCGCGGGGAGCACCGTCCCCTCCATCTCCCGGTGCTCGCCCAGGTCCTGGGAGTCTGGTTCCTCTTAGCTTTCCCATGAACCCACCATTTCGGTGGAAGCTTCCACCCTTGCAGGAAGAGAGCTTGCAGGGTTTTTGgggggtgctggggtgggggtgtgggcagGCTGGCCTGGCAGTCACGGGCACAGGTCTGACATTACTGCCTGTTTCTAGAGCTGCCTTCTCGAAGCTTCTGTTAGCCCGGGATGATCCGAATCCGAGTAATGACAGCTAATGGCGGGCACGCGCTCAGCTCTTCTCACTTTTTCACCCATGTGCTCCTCACAGCTGGATGAACTGGCACCAGCACTATCCCACAGAACCCCCCAGGACTCCAGGTTAACGCCCTATCTGTCACCCCGTCACTGTTGAGGGTCAGCTCCTCGGCCTCTTCCTATGGGAGCCTCCAAGCCCCTCTCTAGCCTGGGAGCCCCCCATGGTTCCCCATTCCCGACATCTTCCAGCACCCCCGGTTCAGGGGAGATGAAGGGTGGGGTCAGGCGCACCCAGGCCCTGTCCCTTGGCCATTCCAGAACCAACCGCAGTTGGAGCAAAGACTTGGTGAGGACGGCAGCCTGTGGCTGAGTGCCCGGGCTTCTGCCCACCCCACTCTGGTCCTTCCTGGCCACGGAGATTCCGACGCTGGCCTGGGGACTGTTTCTGCCGAGGGCTGCTTCTGCGTCCTCCATGAAGGTTCCAGGCTCCTCAGGATTATGCAGAATGACTCCCCATGTTCCCGAAGTCTTCTAAACAGCCCCTCCATTTTGCAGCCTCCCCCAGCATCTACCATCTCTTCTCCTAGAGGCCTCCAGGACCACATGCCCCCAATACCCCTAGACACCCCGGGTCCACCCAGACACTCCCCCATCCACCCAGATACCCCCAATCCAGATACTTCTGGCCCAGACACCCTTCGACTTCAAAGATTCCCCAGTGAACCTTGTGGGCCTCCCCTCATCCCAGCCCCAAGAGGAGTATGGTGGGAGGAGGGACGGGGACAGTTCTGCGGGGCAGGGGAGTGCACAGAGGCAGAACCAAGTGGGGGTTGGAGAGAGGGGGCTCCCACCACTCACCTCTGTGACTCCCCAGGCTGAGCTAAGGAGGTGCCAGGAGAAAGCCAGGGCTGCTGAGCTTGAAACCTGCCTTTATTTGCAGCTGCCACACCTTGAGCAAACCCAGGCAGGTAGAGAACAAGTCAGACTCCCTGAGGCCGGGgctcccccaccccattcctgCTTTTAAAGAGACAGCTCCAGCTCCACCCCCTTTCCCACCAGGAGCAGCTGGGAGCTTCCCTGGGTCTTCAAGGACACTGCAGCCCCAGGTGAGGTGGAGGAGGGGTTCTCCAATCTCCTGCCCCCCCCAGGAAAGAAGCTTGAAGGGGGAGTTTCTATATGGCAGGGGCAGTGGCGGGGTGGGGAGGCAATGCATTGGAGTAACCGCCTGACTTCTTTTACTTAgagtgtgtgttttgtttggggGCAAGTATTGGAGGGGTTGCGAAGGATCTAAAGTCCCCTTCCAAGGCGTGTCTTGTTGGTGACACTGTTTGAGGGTCTGCGGAAGACGCTGGTATGACCAAGGTCGTGAGGAAAGACGGCTAAGAGGACGGAGAAGATGCTGGAACAGAAAGTACAGTTAGGAGGGAGGTTCCTTGAACCTTGGGCCAAGCTGTAGCCCCCACCCAGCTCTAGGGGGACCGAGGACTGGCACCCAAGCCCCAAGACAGCATTTCCCAGCCCAGGCTCTTCCCAGGGGTGCTGGGAGCAGAATCCACGGCGTGGGTGGTGGGGCCGGGGTGGGGTCTGTCTCCCACTCGATCAGGCCCCCTGTGCTGTGCAAGGCTCCgtccctgacccccaccccctctcctcaAGGCATTCCTTCCAGCTGGGATCTGTGCGGGCCCTCATGTGGCCCCGTTGgggtgccccctccccccaattccGCCTTCttagacagaaggacttttgtcTGGGGATTGGACGGAGAACAAGGCGCCTTTGAGTGGCTGGCGGAGGATTGGGGTCAcggggaggggcagggccaggaAAGGGGTGGCTGTGTGCTGACCACCAGCTGGACTCCAGGCGACCCCCAACACGCcgcgggggtggggaggagggctgCAGGAGCCAGGCCAGGGGGAGGGTCCTATCAGGAATGGGAGCGGGAGATCCAGGGTCCAGGTTCTGTTAGGAACTGGTCTGCTGGGGGCAGAGAGAAggaccccccccacacacacacacactaccccCCACTTTtcagcagggaggggcagggagcccAGAAAGCTCATCCAACCGCAAGCTTTCTGTATGTGGTTCCCTTAGGCGATTTCTCAATCCCAGGCCCTAGACCAGGATAAGGCACCACCCACACCCCCACATCGTCCCTTAGGGGGGCCAGTTCCCACAGGGAAGGGAGGAGGCCCTTAGGGTGGGGCGGGGTCACAGCGGAAAGAGGGAGGCACAGGAGGATGTAGAAACAGGGGAAGGGgaggccaggggtgggggaggatccCAGTCCAGCTAAGGGGGTCTTTGTGTGAGAGCAGAGAGCATCCCTTCCCAGTGTCCCTGGGAAGACCCCCTTGGTGGGCTTGGGAGTGGCGTGGTGTTGCCCTCTGCTGGGAATTTCAGGAACTGCAGCAGTCGGAGAGCTAGCAGGGGTGTGAGGGGGGACGGAGGGGGGACGCCGTGTGCCCTTCACCTGTTCCACTGTGCAACCTCAGACGCCACGGGGGCCAGGCGGGGATCGCCAACAAGTGAAGGGGGGCAGGTGTCAGGCATGGTGGCAACTGAGCAAGCGGGAAC
Proteins encoded:
- the FXYD3 gene encoding FXYD domain-containing ion transport regulator 3 isoform X1, whose amino-acid sequence is MQEAALSLLVFLADKDSPFYYDWHSLQVGGLICAVILCALGIIVLMSGKCKCKFRQKPSHRPGEAPALITPGSAQTC
- the FXYD3 gene encoding FXYD domain-containing ion transport regulator 3 isoform X2, with protein sequence MQEAALSLLVFLAGLPALHANDPEDKDSPFYYDWHSLQVGGLICAVILCALGIIVLMSGKCKCKFRQKPSHRPGEAPALITPGSAQTC